A single Uloborus diversus isolate 005 chromosome 7, Udiv.v.3.1, whole genome shotgun sequence DNA region contains:
- the LOC129226543 gene encoding uncharacterized protein LOC129226543: MNCSIDHKKRPISSRLSLRLSEIKQKRQNVAINELSMKSSCADNCDLLIECSQKPIGNATSKVDEKFFFQPCIVLAKALLGKILVRKLPTGEILRGRIVETESYLGNDDKASHSYQGKETKRNEAMFLSPGTAYVYSIYGMYYCFNISSLEDGSAVLIRALEPIEGLSTMRELRSIKRNNSALKDKDLCNGPSKLCQALSIEKALLNKTDLTRSDDLWIERDLIAHEFKIICCKRIGIDSCGDEWANKPLRFYIRDCKYVSIRNKTAENEQQC; encoded by the coding sequence atgaattgcAGTATAGACCACAAAAAAAGACCTATATCATCCAGGCTCTCACTAAGACTTTCGGAAATAAAACAGAAGAGGCAAAACGTAGCTATCAATGAGTTATCTATGAAATCAAGCTGTGCTGATAATTGTGATTTGTTAATAGAATGCTCTCAGAAACCCATAGGTAATGCAACTTCTAAAGTTGATGAAAAGTTTTTCTTCCAGCCTTGTATTGTGTTAGCAAAAGCTTTGTTGGGGAAAATTTTGGTCAGAAAACTACCAACCGGTGAGATATTGAGAGGTAGAATTGTAGAAACCGAGAGTTATTTAGGCAATGACGATAAAGCAAGTCATTCATATCAAGGCAAAGAAACAAAAAGGAATGAAGCAATGTTCTTATCTCCTGGTACAGCGTATGTTTATTCGATATATGGTAtgtattattgttttaatatttctAGTTTGGAAGATGGATCCGCCGTTTTGATCCGAGCTCTTGAACCAATTGAAGGTTTGTCTACCATGAGGGAGTTAAGATCCATCAAACGAAATAATTCGGCTCTGAAAGACAAAGACTTGTGCAATGGGCCATCAAAGTTGTGCCAGGCATTGAGCATTGAAAAAGCTCTTCTGAACAAAACTGATCTGACTCGGTCAGACGATTTATGGATTGAAAGAGATTTGATCGCCCATGAGTTTAAAATCATCTGTTGCAAAAGGATAGGTATTGACTCATGTGGTGATGAGTGGGCGAATAAGCCGTTAAGATTTTATATTAGAGACTGCAAATATGTGAGTATAAGAAACAAAACCGCTGAAAATGAACAGCAATGTTAg